A genomic segment from Bubalus bubalis isolate 160015118507 breed Murrah chromosome 5, NDDB_SH_1, whole genome shotgun sequence encodes:
- the SYT2 gene encoding synaptotagmin-2 — MRSIFKRNQEPVVAPTTTAMPAGPVDNSTESGGAGESKEDMFAMFKERFFNEIVKLPLPPWALIAVAAVTGLVLLACCFCCCKKCCCKKKRNKKDKAKGARNAMSMKHMRAGQDDDDAETGLTEGEGEGEEEKEPENLGKLQFSLDYDFQANQLTVGVLQAAELPALDMGGTSDPYVKVFLLPDKKKKYETKVHRKTLNPAFNETFTFKVPYQELGGKTLVMAIYDFDRFSKHDIIGEVKVPMNTVDLGQPIEEWRDLQGGEKEEPEKLGDICTSLRYVPTAGKLTVCILEAKNLKKMDVGGLSDPYVKIHLMQNGKRLKKKKTTVKKKTLNPYFNESFSFEIPFEQIQKVQVVVTVLDYDKLGKNEAIGKIFVGSNATGTELRHWSDMLANPRRPIAQWHSLKPEEEVDALLGKSK; from the exons ATGAGGAGCATCTTCAAGAGGAACCAGGAGCCCGTGGTGGCTCCCACCACCACCGCCATGCCCGCCGGCCCAGTGGACAACTCCACAGAGAGCGGGGGTGCGGGCGAGAGCAAGGAGGACATGTTTGCTATGTTCAAGGAGAGGTTCTTCAACGAGATAGTCAAGCTGCCTC TGCCGCCCTGGGCGCTGATCGCCGTGGCTGCGGTCACGGGCCTTGTGCTGCTcgcctgctgcttctgctgctgcaaGAAGTGCTGCTGCAAGAAGAAGAGGAACAAGAAGGACAAGGCCAAGGGCGCCAGGAACGCCATGAGCATGAAGCACATGCGGGCCGGCCAG GATGACGACGACGCAGAGACGGGCCTGACGGAGGGCGAGGGCGAGGgcgaggaggagaaggagccggAGAACTTGGGCAAGCTGCAGTTCTCCCTGGACTACGACTTTCAGGCCAACCAG CTCACCGTGGGCGTCCTGCAGGCCGCGGAACTGCCCGCCCTGGACATGGGCGGCACCTCGGACCCTTACGTCAAGGTCTTCCTCCTTCcagacaagaagaagaaatatgagACCAAAGTCCATCGGAAGACGCTGAACCCCGCCTTCAACGAGACCTTCACCTTCAAG GTGCCATACCAGGAGCTGGGGGGCAAGACCCTGGTGATGGCCATCTACGACTTCGACCGCTTCTCCAAGCACGACATCATTGGCGAGGTCAAGGTGCCCATGAACACGGTGGACCTTGGGCAGCCCATCGAGGAGTGGCGAGACCTGCAGGgcggggagaaggaggag CCGGAGAAGCTGGGGGACATCTGCACCTCGCTGCGATACGTGCCCACAGCCGGGAAGCTCACCGTCTGCATCCTGGAGGCAAAGAACCTGAAGAAGATGGACGTGGGCGGCCTTTCAG ACCCCTATGTGAAGATCCACCTGATGCAGAATGGCAAGAGGCTCAAGAAGAAGAAGACGACGGTGAAGAAGAAGACCCTGAACCCTTACTTCAACGAGTCCTTCAGCTTCGAGATCCCCTTTGAGCAGATCCAG AAGGTGCAGGTGGTGGTCACCGTGCTTGACTACGACAAGCTGGGCAAGAACGAGGCCATCGGGAAGATCTTCGTGGGCAGCAACGCCACAGGCACGGAGCTGCGGCACTGGTCTGACATGCTGGCCAACCCCCGCCGGCCCATCGCGCAGTGGCACTCACTCAAGCCCGAGGAGGAGGTGGACGCGCTGCTGGGCAAGAGCAAGTAG